A single window of Eucalyptus grandis isolate ANBG69807.140 chromosome 1, ASM1654582v1, whole genome shotgun sequence DNA harbors:
- the LOC104421173 gene encoding required for excision 1-B domain-containing protein isoform X1, whose protein sequence is MEDFEKKVSITDPMDSEPETAAASADASAAAPQVLDLLRRFLAVQQRRAEAYARLKSGFAEYMVSGGEVAYQQLCGEITAEFNDCSKQVIEMESLFMAPDYGRVDLAQMLRAVQVQEKQKLHLTATIQLLKKASRPSERLVSHENCTFKKPMQHNCVHLHEITEAEGTEEVEADAEYDNALNEAIRGVQDAVTTINEHLEEVRYEIEALESQ, encoded by the exons ATGGAAGATTTCGAGAAGAAAGTGTCCATAACCGACCCGATGGACTCCGAGCCCGAAaccgccgccgcctcggccgacgcctccgccgccgcccctcAAGTCCTCGACTTGCTCCGCCGGTTCCTCGCCGTCCAGCAGCGCAGAGCCGAAGCTTACGCCAGACTCAAAAg TGGTTTTGCTGAGTACATGGTTTCGGGTGGGGAGGTGGCTTACCAGCAGCTATGCGGCGAGATCACTGCAGAGTTTAATGATTGCTCTAAACAG GTTATCGAAATGGAGTCCTTATTTATGGCTCCCGATTACGGCCGGGTCGATTTAGCTCAGATGCTAAGGGCAGTCCAAGTGCAGGAAAAGCAGAAATTGCATCTG ACTGCTACCATTCAATTGCTTAAAAAAGCCAGTCGCCCTTCAGAACGTCTTGTTAGCCATGAGAACTGCACATTCAAGAAGCCAATGCAACATAATTGCGTGCATCTTCATGAGATAACAGAGGCCGAAGGAACAGAAGAGGTGGAGGCAGATGCCGAGTATGACAATGCACTTAATGAAGCCATCAGAGGCGTGCAGGATGCTGTCACCACTATAAACGAGCATCTGGAAGAAGTCAGGTACGAAATTGAAGCACTAGAAAGCCAGTAA
- the LOC104421173 gene encoding required for excision 1-B domain-containing protein isoform X2: MEDFEKKVSITDPMDSEPETAAASADASAAAPQVLDLLRRFLAVQQRRAEAYARLKSGFAEYMVSGGEVAYQQLCGEITAEFNDCSKQVIEMESLFMAPDYGRVDLAQMLRAVQVQEKQKLHLTATIQLLKKASRPSERLVSHENCTFKKPMQHNCVHLHEITEAEGTEEVEADAEYDNALNEAIRGVQDAVTTINEHLEEVS, from the exons ATGGAAGATTTCGAGAAGAAAGTGTCCATAACCGACCCGATGGACTCCGAGCCCGAAaccgccgccgcctcggccgacgcctccgccgccgcccctcAAGTCCTCGACTTGCTCCGCCGGTTCCTCGCCGTCCAGCAGCGCAGAGCCGAAGCTTACGCCAGACTCAAAAg TGGTTTTGCTGAGTACATGGTTTCGGGTGGGGAGGTGGCTTACCAGCAGCTATGCGGCGAGATCACTGCAGAGTTTAATGATTGCTCTAAACAG GTTATCGAAATGGAGTCCTTATTTATGGCTCCCGATTACGGCCGGGTCGATTTAGCTCAGATGCTAAGGGCAGTCCAAGTGCAGGAAAAGCAGAAATTGCATCTG ACTGCTACCATTCAATTGCTTAAAAAAGCCAGTCGCCCTTCAGAACGTCTTGTTAGCCATGAGAACTGCACATTCAAGAAGCCAATGCAACATAATTGCGTGCATCTTCATGAGATAACAGAGGCCGAAGGAACAGAAGAGGTGGAGGCAGATGCCGAGTATGACAATGCACTTAATGAAGCCATCAGAGGCGTGCAGGATGCTGTCACCACTATAAACGAGCATCTGGAAGAAGTCAG CTAA